The Dendropsophus ebraccatus isolate aDenEbr1 chromosome 3, aDenEbr1.pat, whole genome shotgun sequence genome includes a region encoding these proteins:
- the LOC138786399 gene encoding hydroxycarboxylic acid receptor 2-like: MTHEGVQNHLNRSNSSCCTFEEPVLFYLLPPVLILTIMLGSVFNSIALWAFCFHMKSWKASTVYLFNLSMADFLLIICLPFRTDYYLRQKHWIYGDVPCRIILFMLSLNRAGSIFFLTLIGLDRYFKVVHPYNKLNSLSTKSAAMISGAVWLTAIAMTSFILTEDHFGGDLSSNINCDSFMVCPAHSCWHDLFFILEFFLPLCIVLFCSYSIIWKLRQRNLDRDSKIKKAVKCIISVGIVFFVCFLPSVTTRIGILSLLSSPQSNDCSIYKTIDMAFYVTVCLTYMNSMCNPLVYFFSSPSFNVFYKRIMKCSNQPESESDANPTNTNNVTCSQANVG; encoded by the coding sequence ATGACACATGAAGGAGTTCAGAACCACCTGAACAGAAGCAACTCCAGCTGCTGTACCTTTGAGGAACCTGTTCTTTTCTATCTCCTTCCTCCCGTACTAATTCTTACAATTATGTTGGGATCTGTTTTTAACTCCATCGCTTTATGGGCATTTTGCTTCCACATGAAGTCGTGGAAGGCCAGCACCGTCTATCTCTTCAACCTGTCAATGGCTGATTTCCTTCTCATCATCTGCCTGCCGTTCAGAACGGACTATTATCTGAGGCAGAAGCACTGGATATACGGAGACGTCCCATGCAGGATTATTCTTTTCATGCTCTCATTGAACAGGGCAGGCAGCATCTTCTTCCTCACTCTGATTGGACTGGATCGCTATTTTAAGGTGGTTCATCCGTATAATAAACTCAATTCCTTATCCACCAAGTCTGCCGCCATGATCTCCGGTGCCGTGTGGCTTACAGCAATTGCAATGACTTCCTTCATTCTCACCGAAGACCATTTTGGAGGAGACCTATCCAGCAATATAAATTGTGACAGCTTTATGGTGTGTCCCGCTCACTCCTGTTGGCACGACCTGTTCTTCATTCTGGAGTTTTTTCTCCCTTTGTGCATTGTTCTTTTTTGCTCTTATAGCATCATATGGAAACTCAGACAGAGGAACCTGGACCGGGATTCAAAGATCAAAAAAGCCGTCAAATGCATCATCTCGGTTGGAATCGTGTTCTTCGTATGTTTTTTACCAAGCGTGACAACCAGGATTGGAATCTTAAGCCTCTTGTCCTCTCCACAAAGCAACGACTGCAGCATATATAAAACCATCGACATGGCGTTTTATGTGACGGTTTGCTTAACATATATGAACAGTATGTGCAACCCTTTGGTTTACTTCTTCTCCAGCCCTTCATTCAACGTATTTTACAAGAGGATCATGAAGTGTTCAAACCAACCTGAATCCGAGTCAGACGCAAATCCAACCAATACCAACAATGTTACGTGTTCGCAGGCCAACGTTGGATGA
- the LOC138786932 gene encoding hydroxycarboxylic acid receptor 2-like has protein sequence MPSHGSRSFSNQSNTSCCFFEDPILSNVLPTILIIIFVLGSLFNGTALWAFFFRIKSWKSSTVYLFNLSVADFLLMICLPFRIDYYLKRKTWIYGDVPCRIMLFMLAMNRAGSIFFLTLVGLDRYFKVVHPLHKVNNISIRNAVLATCSVWLVAISVTVFILTKDHTGGRLARDAYCDSFIVCPNDSHWHDLLFIIEFFLPLCIVLFCTFGIIWRLRQRNMDKELKIKRAVKCVVLVAVVFFICFLPSVSCRIETLRLQDSRGHNNCGIYRSVETAFFITMCFTYMNSMCNPLLYYLSNPSLRNYYLTIIIKLRRPFACPKSDIPNGQISL, from the coding sequence ATGCCATCGCATGGATCTCGTTCATTTTCCAACCAGAGCAATACCTCCTGTTGCTTCTTCGAGGATCCTATACTTTCTAATGTGCTCCCTACaatcctcatcatcatcttcgTACTGGGATCTCTATTTAACGGGACGGCCTTATGGGCTTTCTTCTTTCGGATCAAATCTTGGAAATCCAGCACAGTTTATCTCTTTAACCTGTCGGTGGCTGACTTCTTGTTGATGATCTGCCTGCCGTTCAGGATAGACTACTACCTGAAGCGGAAGACCTGGATCTATGGGGACGTCCCCTGCAGAATCATGCTCTTCATGCTGGCTATGAACCGGGCAGGAAGCATCTTCTTCCTCACGCTCGTCGGGTTGGATCGATACTTTAAAGTCGTCCATCCACTTCATAAAGTCAACAATATTTCCATCCGGAACGCGGTTTTGGCAACTTGTTCCGTCTGGCTTGTTGCAATCTCAGTGACCGTGTTTATTCTCACTAAAGATCACACGGGTGGACGCCTCGCCCGGGATGCTTACTGCGACAGCTTCATCGTATGTCCCAACGACTCCCATTGGCACGACCTCTTATTCATCATCGAGTTCTTCCTCCCTTTGTGCATTGTCTTATTTTGCACATTCGGAATCATCTGGAGGCTCAGACAAAGGAACATGGACAAGGAGTTAAAGATTAAAAGGGCCGTGAAATGTGTCGTCTTGGTGGCCGTCGTCTTCTTTATATGCTTTTTACCCAGTGTCTCCTGTAGGATTGAGACCTTAAGGCTTCAGGATTCTCGAGGGCACAACAACTGCGGGATCTACAGATCGGTGGAGACGGCGTTCTTCATCACTATGTGCTTCACTTACATGAACAGTATGTGCAATCCGCTGCTCTATTACCTCTCCAATCCTTCCTTAAGAAATTACTATTTAACAATTATCATCAAACTCCGGAGACCGTTTGCTTGTCCAAAGTCCGATATTCCAAATGGGCAAATATCCTTATAA